The following are encoded in a window of Variovorax paradoxus genomic DNA:
- a CDS encoding IS110 family transposase yields MSNQKIAAVTYGIDLGKTWFHVVGMDASGNPVKKAKLSRSNIQGFFVNVPGALIGMEACPGSQWLARKLQALGHQVRILPAQFVKPYVKSNKNDIIDAAAIAEAVTRPTMRFVQVKHTEQVDLQALHRSRQLLVSTRTRLINQMRAFCLEYGVAMRNGVGGFKSGLPAALADEANDLTPSMRELLVDLAGDLAALEGRIAVLSRKINAVADASDMARRLTSIPGVGPLIATALVSAVGDAHQFKRARDLSAWLGLTPGQYSTGGKTNLTGISKRGNTYVRTLLIHGARASCMHLDRSKDRLGVWLDQAEARLHHNKLVVALANKMVRIAWVILTRAGALYERRDPRFSTELN; encoded by the coding sequence ATGAGCAACCAGAAAATCGCGGCAGTCACTTACGGCATCGATCTAGGCAAGACGTGGTTTCACGTCGTCGGCATGGACGCCAGCGGCAATCCCGTCAAGAAGGCCAAACTTAGTCGCAGCAACATTCAGGGATTCTTCGTCAATGTCCCGGGTGCACTGATCGGTATGGAGGCTTGCCCGGGATCGCAATGGTTGGCGCGCAAGCTGCAGGCGCTGGGTCACCAGGTTCGCATTCTTCCAGCTCAGTTTGTGAAGCCCTATGTGAAGTCCAACAAGAACGACATCATCGACGCCGCTGCGATCGCCGAAGCAGTCACGCGGCCGACGATGCGCTTTGTGCAGGTCAAACACACTGAACAGGTCGATCTGCAGGCGCTTCACCGTAGCCGCCAACTGCTTGTCTCGACGCGCACCCGATTGATCAATCAGATGCGTGCATTTTGCTTGGAATACGGGGTTGCCATGCGCAATGGAGTGGGAGGGTTCAAATCTGGATTGCCAGCCGCTTTGGCCGATGAGGCGAACGACCTCACGCCCTCCATGCGCGAACTCCTTGTCGATCTGGCCGGCGATCTAGCTGCTCTCGAGGGACGAATTGCCGTCCTCAGTCGCAAGATCAACGCGGTAGCGGACGCATCAGACATGGCACGCCGACTTACATCGATTCCTGGGGTCGGTCCGCTTATCGCAACAGCGCTCGTATCGGCGGTAGGCGACGCCCATCAATTCAAGAGGGCCCGTGATCTCAGTGCATGGCTGGGACTGACACCAGGGCAATATTCCACCGGAGGCAAAACGAACCTGACCGGGATCAGCAAGCGTGGCAACACCTACGTGCGCACGCTGCTCATTCATGGCGCGCGAGCGTCCTGCATGCATTTGGACAGATCGAAGGATCGACTCGGGGTCTGGCTCGATCAGGCAGAAGCAAGACTGCATCACAACAAGCTGGTGGTCGCCCTTGCCAACAAAATGGTGCGGATCGCGTGGGTGATCTTGACCAGAGCAGGTGCTCTCTATGAACGGCGTGACCCTCGCTTCTCCACCGAATTGAACTGA
- a CDS encoding alpha/beta fold hydrolase: MDQDKGGRRSIGRADESARVDIEHAFLDVGGVHTSYYTAGDPSSTPVLLLHDGAWGADAMLSWRDVLVDLAADHRVVAPDLPGFGQTDKVVMFGTSPFEHRLRHIAGFLKLLQLSGPPHVVGTSFGGTLALRAAAASSFPMASATSVAGTGGPWRVELAKQLLADLEPGREYISRVVEVLTNKTSGMDEHIDRRYKNSTAPGHYAAMVSLRLKHPAAAPVVVEDRYPASLADAAVPVSVITTAQDRLVEPDWPKHVRPVAPNVAFYQMDGPHSPNITHPQELAALLRDIMRNQGRSHTRTE, translated from the coding sequence GTGGATCAAGACAAAGGTGGCCGACGCTCGATCGGGCGTGCGGATGAATCGGCAAGGGTAGACATCGAGCATGCCTTTCTAGATGTCGGAGGTGTGCATACCAGCTACTACACTGCCGGCGACCCAAGTTCGACACCGGTCCTCTTGCTACACGACGGCGCCTGGGGCGCCGACGCGATGTTATCTTGGAGGGACGTCCTGGTAGATTTGGCAGCCGATCACCGCGTGGTCGCACCCGATCTTCCCGGCTTCGGCCAAACCGACAAGGTTGTGATGTTCGGCACGTCGCCCTTTGAGCATCGGTTGCGTCACATCGCGGGTTTTCTCAAGCTGCTGCAGCTAAGTGGCCCGCCGCACGTAGTGGGAACCTCGTTCGGCGGAACGTTGGCACTTCGCGCCGCTGCGGCCTCTTCTTTTCCCATGGCGAGCGCGACAAGTGTTGCAGGCACCGGCGGACCGTGGCGGGTCGAACTCGCAAAACAACTCCTCGCCGACCTAGAGCCCGGACGAGAGTACATCTCACGGGTCGTGGAGGTGTTGACGAATAAGACCTCAGGAATGGATGAGCATATCGACCGGCGTTACAAAAATTCCACGGCCCCCGGACATTACGCGGCCATGGTGTCACTGAGACTTAAACACCCTGCTGCGGCGCCTGTCGTCGTCGAGGACAGGTATCCCGCCAGCCTAGCTGATGCGGCCGTTCCGGTCTCAGTGATCACCACCGCCCAGGATCGACTGGTGGAGCCGGATTGGCCGAAGCACGTCCGGCCGGTTGCGCCGAATGTGGCTTTCTATCAGATGGATGGCCCACACTCCCCGAACATCACTCATCCGCAGGAACTAGCAGCGTTATTGAGAGACATCATGCGCAATCAAGGGCGATCGCATACACGCACCGAATAG
- a CDS encoding flavin-containing monooxygenase yields the protein MKEDTSIGTVVDAVVVGAGFGGLYAVKSLRDAGFKVQAFEAGDGLGGTWYWNRYPGARVDLECWDYSYSFSSELQDEWDWTERYPTAGELMRYLNHVADRFSLRESFRFNTRVESAFFDQKRNLWTIATSDGKTTTARFFVPATGVLSVPKPPDIPGAESFQGESFHTGRWPQHDIDFSDKRVGIIGTGSSGVQVIQAIAGKCKHLTVFQRTAVFVLPAKNYSLTPAMRARVRSGYSERRAISRLTRFGNSVPAAYESALEASPLERQKKYDNAWENSHLLAFRACYGDILSNDEANETVAEFVREKIRAIVKNPEVAKKLLPYGFPFATKRPCLGDTYYDVYNRENVTLVDLQSTPIEEIVQKGVRTKDGVHELDVLIYATGYDALTGALNQIDVRGVGGRALSGKWAGGAKTYLGLMTSEFPNMFTVTGPGSPGPLANMSMGIEQHVDWVTRVMKYMRQHNFECIDANASAEHEWMQHVQDLVSRTLYLKANSWYLGANVPGKAQVFLPYLGGHGNYRKKCDDVAEAGYEGFHLTRSLAVD from the coding sequence ATGAAGGAAGATACTTCTATTGGAACCGTGGTTGACGCGGTTGTCGTTGGCGCCGGGTTCGGCGGCCTTTACGCTGTCAAATCGCTGCGCGACGCGGGCTTCAAGGTCCAGGCGTTTGAGGCTGGTGACGGTCTCGGGGGTACGTGGTACTGGAATCGTTATCCAGGTGCACGTGTCGATCTCGAGTGCTGGGATTACTCGTATTCGTTCTCCTCGGAGCTGCAGGATGAATGGGACTGGACCGAGCGCTATCCCACAGCTGGAGAGCTGATGCGCTACCTCAATCATGTGGCTGACCGCTTCAGCCTTCGTGAGTCCTTCCGCTTCAATACGCGGGTGGAGTCGGCCTTTTTCGACCAGAAGCGCAACCTTTGGACGATTGCAACTTCGGACGGCAAAACCACCACCGCCCGCTTCTTCGTCCCGGCGACCGGCGTGTTGTCCGTGCCCAAGCCGCCGGACATCCCTGGCGCAGAGAGCTTTCAAGGAGAGAGCTTTCACACGGGTCGCTGGCCGCAGCATGACATCGACTTCTCCGACAAGCGGGTGGGCATTATCGGCACCGGTTCATCAGGTGTGCAGGTCATCCAAGCGATAGCCGGGAAATGCAAGCACCTTACGGTTTTTCAGCGTACGGCGGTGTTTGTGCTGCCCGCGAAAAACTACTCTCTCACGCCGGCGATGCGAGCGCGGGTCCGCTCAGGCTACAGCGAACGCCGAGCGATTAGCCGACTAACTCGCTTCGGCAATTCAGTCCCAGCCGCCTACGAATCCGCGCTGGAGGCGAGCCCTCTGGAGCGCCAGAAGAAGTACGATAACGCGTGGGAAAACAGCCACCTTCTTGCATTTCGCGCTTGTTACGGCGACATCCTCTCAAACGATGAGGCGAACGAAACTGTCGCCGAGTTCGTGCGCGAAAAGATTCGCGCGATCGTCAAGAATCCGGAAGTAGCGAAGAAGCTGCTTCCTTATGGATTTCCCTTTGCCACCAAGCGACCATGCCTCGGGGATACATACTACGACGTCTACAACCGCGAGAACGTCACGCTGGTGGACCTACAGTCCACGCCGATCGAGGAAATCGTACAGAAAGGCGTGCGCACTAAGGACGGTGTGCACGAACTCGACGTCCTGATCTACGCTACAGGCTATGACGCGCTCACTGGCGCACTCAACCAAATCGATGTGCGCGGGGTCGGAGGGCGCGCGCTCAGCGGCAAGTGGGCGGGAGGCGCAAAGACCTATCTGGGTCTCATGACCAGCGAATTCCCAAATATGTTCACGGTGACCGGACCAGGCAGTCCCGGGCCGTTGGCCAACATGTCGATGGGCATCGAACAGCACGTCGATTGGGTAACGCGCGTGATGAAGTACATGCGACAGCACAACTTCGAATGCATCGATGCCAACGCGAGCGCAGAGCACGAGTGGATGCAGCATGTGCAGGATCTTGTGTCACGCACGCTTTATCTGAAGGCGAACTCGTGGTACCTCGGCGCCAACGTCCCCGGAAAAGCGCAAGTCTTCCTGCCCTATCTCGGGGGGCATGGCAATTACAGAAAGAAGTGCGACGACGTGGCCGAAGCGGGTTACGAGGGGTTCCATCTGACCCGCTCACTGGCCGTTGACTAA
- a CDS encoding MFS transporter, whose amino-acid sequence MAEAPTIDVSRLIDDRRINRFNVKLLVISFLFVLLDGYELTAAAFAAPYLVREWEITSLAALGPVFSASLVGVAFGAPLFGYVGDRFGRKVAIIGSCLLFGAFTLACIKASSSTELLYLRFLAGIGIGGLLPNITALNGEFAPRRIRATLIIIMFTGLTFGGALPGLISATLVPTYGWQVLFLIGGVAPIAFAILAIFLLPESLKFLVLNKRSRKSIVDIVRALSPTLAIGLNTRFVVQGESGYSGFRPKLLFTGRLAYLTPLLWVMFICCQMAFYFTNSWLPTVLATAQVTASHAAIATSIFQIGGTIGGLALARPLDKHGFKPVAVLFALSLPIVGSLGFLTGKEPLLMAGVFFAGFCLLGLQLGLNAASALIYPTAFRANGSGWAFAIGRVGAVSGPILGGVLLAMNLPLHHVFLLLLIPLGVGTAASVVITRLSGSGFQDGTRVEATTRQGNRE is encoded by the coding sequence ATGGCAGAAGCTCCCACCATCGATGTTTCGCGCTTGATTGACGATCGCCGCATCAATCGCTTCAACGTTAAGCTTTTGGTGATCTCCTTTCTGTTCGTGCTGCTGGACGGCTACGAGCTCACTGCTGCAGCGTTCGCCGCGCCATACCTCGTGAGGGAATGGGAGATCACCAGTTTGGCTGCACTCGGACCAGTCTTTAGTGCGAGCCTGGTCGGCGTTGCTTTCGGTGCCCCGTTGTTTGGCTACGTGGGCGATCGATTCGGGCGCAAGGTCGCGATCATCGGTTCGTGTTTGCTGTTCGGCGCGTTCACACTGGCCTGCATCAAGGCCAGCTCGTCCACAGAGCTGCTCTATCTGCGCTTCCTCGCCGGGATCGGCATCGGGGGACTGCTCCCAAACATCACGGCATTGAATGGAGAGTTCGCTCCGCGCCGGATCCGCGCGACGCTGATCATCATCATGTTTACGGGCCTCACCTTTGGAGGGGCGCTGCCGGGGCTGATCTCCGCGACTCTCGTGCCCACCTACGGATGGCAGGTCCTGTTCCTCATCGGCGGTGTTGCACCCATTGCATTTGCCATCTTGGCGATCTTTCTACTGCCTGAGTCGCTGAAGTTTCTTGTACTAAACAAACGTAGCCGGAAATCAATCGTCGACATCGTGCGCGCTCTCAGCCCGACGCTTGCGATTGGTCTGAACACGAGATTCGTCGTCCAGGGGGAATCGGGCTACTCGGGATTTCGGCCAAAGCTACTGTTTACTGGCCGACTGGCATACCTGACTCCCCTCCTTTGGGTCATGTTCATCTGTTGTCAGATGGCTTTCTATTTCACCAACAGTTGGCTACCCACTGTCCTCGCCACTGCACAAGTGACGGCCTCGCACGCGGCGATCGCCACGTCAATATTCCAGATCGGGGGCACCATCGGTGGCCTGGCGCTTGCGCGCCCCCTTGATAAGCACGGATTCAAGCCGGTGGCTGTTTTGTTCGCGCTGTCTCTTCCGATTGTTGGTTCGCTGGGGTTCCTTACCGGCAAGGAGCCTTTGCTGATGGCGGGAGTATTTTTTGCAGGTTTCTGCCTCCTCGGTCTGCAACTAGGACTCAACGCTGCATCGGCGCTCATTTACCCGACTGCTTTCAGAGCAAACGGTTCCGGTTGGGCCTTCGCTATCGGTCGCGTTGGAGCGGTGAGCGGGCCGATTCTCGGCGGAGTCCTCCTGGCGATGAACTTACCGCTCCACCATGTTTTTCTGCTGCTGCTGATCCCGCTCGGCGTTGGAACCGCAGCAAGTGTCGTTATCACTCGGTTGAGCGGCAGCGGATTTCAGGACGGCACGCGGGTCGAGGCGACGACGCGACAAGGCAATCGAGAGTGA
- a CDS encoding MarR family winged helix-turn-helix transcriptional regulator, translating into MTAEFEQLPGYHVRRLHQIAVALFLEETKLHGITPVQYGALAAVAGQPGIDQRGLARAIGIDTSTIGSVVDRLEARGLMTRNASPDDRRVRLLTITPEGESLLSAVEPGLLRTQDRLLAPLPADQQADFMRMLTTLVQGNSSVSRAPSNSDGPAPEAFGTRQANSVVPSEVATPPLSPRRRQRAA; encoded by the coding sequence ATGACTGCTGAATTCGAGCAACTTCCCGGATACCACGTCAGGCGCCTACACCAGATCGCGGTCGCTTTGTTTCTCGAAGAGACAAAGTTGCATGGCATCACCCCGGTCCAGTACGGAGCGTTAGCGGCAGTTGCTGGTCAGCCCGGAATCGACCAGCGAGGTCTAGCTCGTGCAATCGGCATTGACACCTCAACCATCGGCAGCGTGGTCGACCGCCTTGAGGCGCGTGGGTTGATGACCCGAAATGCAAGTCCTGATGACCGACGGGTGCGTTTACTTACCATCACGCCCGAAGGCGAGAGCCTTCTCTCGGCGGTGGAGCCTGGTCTACTTCGCACGCAAGATCGACTCCTTGCGCCTTTACCGGCCGATCAACAAGCGGACTTCATGAGGATGCTGACGACCTTGGTCCAAGGTAACAGCTCGGTCAGTCGCGCTCCCAGCAACTCGGACGGGCCAGCCCCCGAAGCTTTTGGCACGCGACAGGCAAACTCAGTAGTGCCGTCGGAAGTTGCGACACCGCCTCTTTCACCGCGCCGGCGACAACGGGCCGCTTGA
- a CDS encoding Bug family tripartite tricarboxylate transporter substrate binding protein codes for MLSRRTLLTAVAALGLAHPAVAQDYPTRPIKLVVPFGAGTTADIVARVFGEGIARQMGQPVVVENRAGAGGNIGVDMVARDSADGYTILLGTVGTHAINPTLYRKLTTNALKDFAPIGFAGSTPTLLIVSANSPYKTLKDLRNAASAGKRLSFASAGNGTSGHLAGELLKVRLGGDMVHVPYKEGATALNDVIAGQVDFMFYHPVAALPHIRANKLRALGASTARRTSIAPDVPTLQEQGMENFDLMAWMMLYAPAKTPPAVLAKLRAATSKAVMTEGTRAKLVALGLEVPPMDEGQLVQFSKSEIEKWSEIVKLSGAHID; via the coding sequence ATGCTCTCTCGTCGAACACTTCTGACCGCCGTGGCCGCCTTGGGCCTCGCGCATCCAGCCGTCGCGCAGGATTACCCCACCCGCCCCATCAAGCTCGTGGTGCCATTCGGCGCGGGCACGACCGCGGATATCGTGGCACGTGTCTTCGGGGAGGGCATCGCTCGACAGATGGGCCAGCCGGTCGTCGTTGAAAACAGGGCCGGCGCAGGCGGCAACATTGGCGTGGATATGGTTGCCAGGGATTCCGCAGACGGATACACCATCCTGCTCGGCACTGTCGGAACACATGCGATCAACCCTACGCTCTACCGCAAGCTCACCACCAACGCGCTCAAGGACTTTGCGCCCATCGGCTTTGCCGGCTCCACCCCTACGCTGCTTATCGTCTCGGCCAACTCGCCCTACAAGACGCTGAAGGACCTGCGCAACGCTGCGTCAGCCGGAAAGAGACTCAGCTTCGCCTCTGCGGGCAACGGCACTTCAGGGCACCTGGCTGGCGAGCTGCTCAAGGTTCGCCTTGGCGGCGACATGGTGCATGTGCCCTACAAGGAGGGAGCGACCGCGTTAAACGACGTGATCGCGGGCCAAGTGGACTTCATGTTCTACCACCCCGTGGCGGCACTTCCCCACATCCGTGCGAACAAGCTGCGAGCACTCGGCGCTTCAACCGCGCGGCGAACTTCGATTGCTCCGGACGTCCCAACACTCCAGGAGCAAGGCATGGAAAATTTCGACCTGATGGCGTGGATGATGCTCTACGCTCCAGCCAAGACCCCTCCTGCTGTACTTGCAAAGTTGCGCGCGGCAACCTCGAAAGCCGTCATGACCGAAGGGACCAGAGCCAAGCTTGTCGCGTTGGGCCTTGAGGTTCCCCCAATGGACGAGGGACAGCTCGTGCAGTTCAGCAAATCCGAGATTGAAAAGTGGTCCGAGATCGTGAAGCTATCCGGAGCCCACATCGATTGA
- a CDS encoding MarR family winged helix-turn-helix transcriptional regulator, whose translation MTSATKTSRALIKSREPKLEVPVASQPLSVDRIRRKSDASRKARDSNKHLYFIGVAEARYVLRKVFRIVEEQAKKFGIDPLAHQALIQIYGCPDMELQVNQVASRLDITPAFSSSLVKLLVEKELVVRRRGDQDQRTTYVAMTDLGRDTLHKIDESVKFHVDYFVSQLSIEERESALSILMFYVGAKL comes from the coding sequence ATGACCTCCGCAACAAAGACTTCGCGTGCTCTTATCAAATCGCGGGAACCCAAACTCGAAGTACCAGTGGCTTCGCAGCCACTGTCGGTTGACCGTATTCGTCGAAAAAGCGATGCGAGCCGCAAAGCGCGAGACAGCAACAAGCACCTCTACTTCATAGGTGTGGCCGAAGCGCGCTACGTGCTGCGCAAAGTGTTCCGCATCGTCGAAGAGCAGGCCAAAAAGTTTGGCATCGATCCGTTGGCTCACCAGGCACTGATTCAAATCTATGGTTGCCCCGACATGGAGCTTCAGGTCAATCAGGTTGCGAGCCGCCTTGATATAACGCCGGCCTTTTCTTCCAGCCTTGTCAAACTGCTGGTGGAAAAAGAGTTGGTAGTGCGTCGGCGTGGCGATCAGGATCAGCGGACGACCTATGTCGCCATGACGGATCTGGGCCGAGATACGCTGCACAAAATCGACGAGAGCGTGAAATTTCACGTGGACTATTTCGTCAGTCAGCTGAGCATCGAAGAGCGCGAAAGCGCTTTGTCAATTTTGATGTTCTATGTGGGCGCGAAGCTCTGA
- a CDS encoding 4-hydroxyphenylacetate 3-hydroxylase family protein, which translates to MVTANLRTGDEYLRALRDGRQIYVDGERVSDVTTHRAFARGARSLSNLYDIAAAPENREVMTYTSPTTGNPVLRGFQIPKAHADLKAKRLASEMWSEATFGLMGRSPDHVAGFFCGYAAVPSVFAAGGQQFADNVVKFYEHLRETHKYVTYAIVPPQIDRSKPAHQQSDPTLYAGVVKERDDGIVIKGAQQLATAGVYCDYIYISTIHPLQPGDENYAFGVAVPVGAPGVKLYPRRPFGGQALNSFDYPLSSRFDESDCFVVLEDVFIPWEHVFIYRNLQVARDQWWKTPAHLYGNLQAQARYATKLRFMTGLAKRMNELTGNDANPAVQTQMGELTSLVSIVENMLLAQEVAAETDSNGVLWPSRTALYSIMALQSELNARMVEIIRELSGAGMITLPSSFKDFQNSETAADVQRYYRSATTSADERVALMRMAWDFIGSEFGNRHQQYEKFYGGASFLVKQNVNRNFDYARATGLVDRALALPGFEGAFGPND; encoded by the coding sequence GTGGTCACAGCTAACTTGCGTACAGGTGATGAGTACCTACGCGCGCTGCGCGATGGTCGACAAATTTATGTGGATGGCGAACGGGTCTCGGATGTGACGACCCATCGCGCATTCGCGAGGGGAGCGCGCTCGCTGAGCAACCTCTACGACATTGCGGCGGCGCCCGAAAATCGAGAGGTGATGACGTACACGTCACCGACGACCGGAAATCCAGTCCTTCGCGGCTTCCAGATCCCGAAGGCGCACGCAGATCTGAAGGCGAAACGCCTGGCGAGCGAGATGTGGTCGGAAGCGACCTTCGGCCTCATGGGCCGCTCGCCGGACCATGTCGCTGGATTCTTCTGCGGCTATGCAGCCGTACCGAGCGTGTTCGCTGCTGGCGGACAGCAGTTTGCGGACAACGTGGTCAAGTTCTACGAGCACTTGCGCGAGACCCACAAGTACGTGACGTACGCCATCGTGCCTCCGCAGATCGACCGCAGCAAGCCGGCGCATCAGCAAAGCGACCCCACCTTGTACGCAGGGGTCGTCAAGGAGCGAGACGATGGCATCGTCATCAAGGGCGCCCAGCAACTGGCAACGGCCGGCGTCTACTGCGACTACATCTACATCAGCACCATCCATCCGCTGCAGCCTGGCGACGAGAACTACGCATTCGGTGTGGCTGTGCCTGTGGGAGCCCCAGGCGTCAAGCTGTACCCGCGCCGCCCCTTCGGCGGCCAAGCACTGAACTCCTTCGACTACCCGCTGTCCAGCCGCTTCGACGAATCGGACTGCTTCGTGGTGCTCGAAGACGTGTTCATCCCCTGGGAGCACGTGTTCATATATCGCAACCTCCAAGTCGCCCGCGACCAATGGTGGAAAACGCCTGCACATCTCTACGGCAACTTGCAGGCGCAGGCTCGCTACGCCACCAAGCTGCGTTTCATGACCGGCTTGGCCAAACGCATGAACGAGCTGACGGGCAACGATGCCAACCCCGCGGTGCAAACCCAGATGGGTGAGCTGACCTCGCTCGTGTCCATCGTAGAAAACATGCTGCTGGCTCAGGAAGTGGCGGCCGAGACGGACAGCAATGGCGTACTGTGGCCGTCGCGCACCGCGCTCTACTCGATCATGGCGCTCCAATCGGAGTTGAACGCTCGTATGGTGGAAATCATCCGTGAGCTCTCCGGCGCAGGGATGATCACCCTCCCCTCATCGTTCAAGGACTTCCAGAACTCCGAAACTGCCGCCGACGTGCAGCGGTACTACCGCTCGGCGACCACCAGCGCTGACGAACGCGTTGCGCTGATGCGGATGGCCTGGGACTTCATTGGCTCGGAGTTTGGCAATCGCCACCAGCAGTACGAGAAGTTCTACGGTGGTGCATCCTTCCTGGTCAAGCAAAATGTCAACCGCAATTTCGATTACGCACGAGCAACCGGCTTGGTTGATCGCGCGTTGGCCCTTCCAGGCTTCGAGGGCGCATTCGGACCGAACGACTAG
- a CDS encoding DUF2848 domain-containing protein, with amino-acid sequence MEMSPVRTTLHFETTDSLGGHTFEVPVTDLVIAGWTGSDAAAIEAHILELEALGVRRPKKTPIFYRGAATLLTQRESIEVVGSTASGEVEPVIFSTERGLWLGIGSDHTDREVETVGITISKQMCAKPVSTKVWAFEEVAGHWNELIVRSWMTKGGERRLYQEGPLAKIRHPSELLRLYGGDGYVPAPGLVMFCGTLAVHGNLEPAEKFEMELEDPVLQRRLNHSYRVTELPIEG; translated from the coding sequence ATGGAAATGAGCCCTGTTCGAACAACGCTGCATTTCGAGACGACCGACTCTCTGGGCGGACATACCTTCGAAGTGCCTGTCACTGATCTGGTGATTGCGGGCTGGACCGGCAGCGACGCTGCGGCCATCGAAGCCCACATCTTGGAATTGGAGGCGTTGGGTGTACGACGCCCGAAGAAGACGCCGATCTTTTACCGGGGTGCTGCCACGCTGCTGACCCAGCGCGAATCTATCGAGGTGGTGGGAAGCACCGCAAGCGGTGAGGTGGAACCCGTGATCTTCAGCACCGAGCGCGGCTTGTGGTTGGGCATAGGCTCCGACCACACCGATCGCGAAGTGGAGACCGTGGGCATCACCATCTCCAAGCAGATGTGCGCCAAGCCCGTATCAACAAAAGTCTGGGCCTTTGAGGAGGTGGCCGGCCACTGGAACGAACTCATCGTTCGTTCATGGATGACCAAGGGCGGTGAACGTCGCCTTTACCAAGAGGGGCCGCTCGCCAAGATTCGCCATCCCTCCGAACTTCTCAGACTCTATGGCGGCGATGGCTACGTTCCCGCGCCCGGGCTGGTCATGTTCTGTGGAACGCTGGCTGTGCACGGCAACTTGGAGCCCGCAGAGAAGTTCGAAATGGAGTTGGAAGACCCTGTGCTCCAGCGCCGCCTGAATCATTCCTATCGTGTGACTGAACTGCCCATCGAGGGCTAA
- a CDS encoding cupin domain-containing protein has translation MPMNKPHLEFHPLDMVNGWQSPPGYPPGAAVQEKILASDIDEVNKSGSRTRLLRFEAGAFSTKPFVHDHWEEVYLVSGNLTVGNDENGVGGEEFAAPTYACRPPGVWHGPFKSETGCLLYEIHYYDESKK, from the coding sequence ATGCCGATGAACAAACCCCACCTTGAATTTCACCCATTGGACATGGTCAACGGATGGCAGAGCCCTCCCGGGTATCCGCCGGGCGCGGCCGTGCAAGAGAAGATTCTGGCCAGTGACATCGACGAAGTGAACAAGTCCGGCAGCCGGACGCGACTGCTTCGGTTCGAAGCGGGCGCCTTCTCCACCAAGCCTTTCGTTCATGACCACTGGGAAGAGGTCTATCTGGTGTCGGGAAACCTGACGGTGGGCAACGACGAGAACGGCGTGGGAGGTGAAGAGTTCGCCGCACCAACCTATGCATGCCGTCCGCCGGGTGTTTGGCACGGTCCGTTCAAGTCCGAGACTGGATGTCTCCTGTACGAGATTCACTATTACGACGAGAGCAAGAAGTAA
- a CDS encoding ABC transporter substrate-binding protein, translated as MTLKIAVPDLISNSYFPVEAAVELGFFKAAGLDVSLELIFPVDKAYAALKEGRVDFVGGSAHSALAAFPQWKGVKLLAAQAQGMYWFLVMRSDLVHQKGDLSVVKGRKIGAAPWVEMGLRQLLTAGGIDIEADGVQIAPVPGVQAGNVNFGVTAAKALEDGKIDGFWANGMGTEVAVRNGVGTVVLDVRRGDGPAGCFDYTFASIAASDKFIEKSPDLVAAAVSALVSTQKALIENPGIAAKVGEKLFPPTEASLIATLIERDLPYYDASISTRAVDGMNAFARSLGILHEHPVYSDVVAEQFKPLWNA; from the coding sequence ATGACTTTGAAGATTGCCGTCCCCGACCTGATCTCGAACTCCTACTTTCCGGTCGAAGCTGCCGTGGAACTCGGCTTCTTCAAAGCCGCGGGCCTGGACGTTTCACTTGAGTTGATCTTCCCCGTTGATAAGGCCTACGCGGCGCTGAAAGAAGGGCGAGTCGATTTTGTGGGGGGATCGGCACATTCCGCCTTGGCCGCCTTCCCGCAGTGGAAAGGCGTGAAGCTGTTGGCCGCCCAGGCGCAAGGCATGTACTGGTTCCTTGTCATGCGGTCCGATCTGGTCCACCAAAAGGGCGACCTCAGCGTGGTCAAGGGCCGCAAGATTGGCGCGGCCCCATGGGTCGAAATGGGCCTGCGGCAGCTACTGACCGCGGGCGGCATCGATATCGAGGCTGACGGCGTTCAAATTGCGCCTGTGCCTGGAGTTCAGGCGGGTAACGTGAACTTTGGCGTGACAGCTGCGAAAGCGCTCGAAGACGGGAAGATCGACGGCTTCTGGGCCAACGGCATGGGCACCGAAGTGGCTGTCCGCAATGGCGTCGGTACCGTCGTCCTGGATGTGCGCCGGGGAGACGGCCCTGCGGGTTGCTTCGACTACACGTTCGCGTCGATTGCCGCTTCGGACAAATTCATCGAGAAGTCTCCCGATCTGGTAGCGGCCGCGGTGAGTGCCCTGGTCAGCACCCAGAAGGCACTGATCGAGAACCCGGGTATCGCGGCTAAGGTTGGCGAAAAGCTGTTTCCTCCCACGGAAGCGTCGCTGATTGCCACGCTAATTGAGCGGGACTTGCCGTATTACGACGCGTCGATCTCGACGCGAGCCGTGGATGGCATGAATGCCTTTGCCCGATCTCTGGGCATTCTCCACGAGCATCCCGTCTATTCCGACGTGGTTGCCGAGCAGTTCAAGCCGCTCTGGAACGCATAA